From Pseudorasbora parva isolate DD20220531a chromosome 25, ASM2467924v1, whole genome shotgun sequence, one genomic window encodes:
- the hprt1l gene encoding hypoxanthine phosphoribosyltransferase 1, like — protein MAAYLEISDDSKGHELSLFCVPKHYEEDLDSVIIPNGLIKDRTERLARDIVRDMGGHHTVALCVLKGGFKFFADLMDYIKTLNQNSDKSVPLTVDFIRLKSYSNDQSTNCVKVIGGDELSALSGKNVLIVEDIVETGRTMETLLKLLNECHPKMVKVVSLLVKRTPRSSGYRPDYIGFEVPDKFLVGYALDYNEYFRDLSHICVLSDSAKEKYKV, from the exons ATGGCCGCGTATCTGGAG ATATCCGATGACAGCAAGGGGCACGAGCTGAGTCTTTTCTGTGTGCCGAAACACTACGAGGAGGATCTGGACAGTGTCATAATACCCAACGGCCTCATTAAGGACCG GACTGAGAGGCTGGCCAGAGATATCGTTCGGGACATGGGCGGACATCACACCGTGGCTCTTTGCGTTCTGAAAGGAGGGTTCAAGTTCTTTGCCGACCTGATGGATTACATCAAGACGCTGAATCAAAACAGTGATAAGTCTGTGCCATTGACTGTGGATTTCATTAGGCTGAAGAGCTACTCG AATGACCAGTCCACGAACTGTGTGAAGGTCATCGGAGGAGATGAGTTATCTGCTCTCTCTGGAAAA AATGTGCTCATAGTTGAG GACATTGTCGAGACTGGAAGGACTATGGAAACGTTGCTCAAACTATTAAACGAATGCCATCCTAAAATGGTGAAAGTTGTCAG TTTACTCGTGAAAAGGACGCCCAGGAGCTCAGGATACCGTCCCGACT ATATCGGATTTGAAGTTCCTGACAAGTTCCTTGTGGGATATGCTTTAGACTACAATGAATATTTCAGGGATTTGAGT CATATCTGTGTATTAAGCGACAGCGCTAAAGAGAAATATAAAGTATGA